From the Triticum urartu cultivar G1812 chromosome 4, Tu2.1, whole genome shotgun sequence genome, the window attgaagatgaatagatcaGAAGTTTTCTCATAAAAAAATGCTAGTGGTAGCACTTGTACTAGCCGGGGCAGTGTACAACCATGACAACTATGTTGCGAGTGGAGATGTACTTTTTAGAAAAATTAAAGTAGAAAAAAGGCCGTCAAACATATCAACGAGCAATTTAGTGTAACAATATCCTTGAGAGAAATACAATGTGAGAACGATATGTAATTTGAATCTTCATTCAAAACTCATTCTAGTATGAATTTCATTTAGAGTAAATTCAGCGTAACTCCCGGGAAACATCATAGACCCACTTGTGTTCTCTCCTGATGAGCTCTTCCCGTGCTCTCACCCGCTCACTTTATGTTGCACCACGTGGCGAGCTAAGATTGCTTATTTTCCAATGTTACACCACCTTGTTTGTCCGTACCTACAAAATTTGTACTACAACTATTAGCCTACACACTGGAAACCAAAATCATCACCTACCATATCATGCCATTCTTCTTCCTTCATTGCTGTTTTTTCATGAATCACCCCCTTGATTTTGCTTCTTACTCTCCACGAGTTTTTATGAGCTCTTTCATCGACAACACCATTTTTGCTATCACCAACATCTCTGTTGCGATGATAGGTTTGAAATTCCTCAAACCTAGACATATGGCTAATAGGGGGTGTCGGATCAACAACTGAGTAGGGTAGTATGAAGCGGCGAGAGAGCGTTGTCGCATCATGGTGGGTGGGGCAGACTGGCATCTTCGTAGGCCGGCTGGCAAATCACTGTGAGAAGTGGAGGAGACAAGTCGACAACATAATTGATTAGGAGAACGTGAAGACGAGCCATGTTGATCGAGTTGTCGAAGATTGATGGAGGTGCATTGGTGACAAACTTAAGGACAAAAAGGTGAAGGCCGTAGAGATGGTTAGAGGGAGACGAGGGGGCAATAGTGCACAGGAACAGGACGAAGATAACAATACTTGTGTAGACATGAAGAACAACAAGCTAAAATTAAGATAGAAGAGAGCTTATATACATGGATTACACTTTACATGTGGAAGCGGAGTTTCTGCACccgagctcaaatgagctcgggtgaacagtaaaatcaaaactaaataaaaaaaataaaaaaaaatccaaatttttttggaagaaacattgacaaaagttCTAAGTGCTTGCAAAAATTCACCATGAAATCACATTTCTAGAAGGCgtggcaaaaaaaacaaaatcagtACTCTGAAAAGGCTACTTTCAAAAGCATTTTGGAGCACTGAATTTGTTTTTTTGTCACGCTTTACAGGAATGTGATTTCATGATGAATTTTTGCAAGCACTTAGaacttttgtcaatgtttctcccaaaaaaatttagaattttttgaattttttttcaattttactgttcaccgagctcaaatgagctcggGAGCAGAAAGGCACTTTCGTTTACATGTGCTCTTCCTTGAACCTTGACGCGGCACTCCATAAATTCATTTGCCACGGCAAAGCAAAACAGTAAACTGTTGCTTAGTCACCGCTCAGAGAAGGAGTCCTAACTAACAACAGTCCTATTCGGAGGTGAAACTCCGTTTACAAAGGATGTAGATAAACCAATTCTTTCTCCAAATAACAttatcaaaaaaataaaagaaaaacaaGGCACCAACCCAACCCAACCCCACCCGGCCACGGGATGCCTGATGATTGGTGGACGCCAATAATACCCTGCTCTTTcccctctcttcttcctcctccggCCTCCCTGTCGCTCCGCCCCATCCATCCGCGCCTCCAAATAAAGTAAGCGCGGCCACCCGCACCACCGAATCCTCCTCCGCCTCGCAACCCGCCCTCGCCCTCCCGCCATCGCCTCCCCTCCGCGCGACCGTCCAGCCCTTCCTCTTCGCGGAGGAGAGGGAGCACGCCGCGCGCGGCCGCCATGGGTTTCTGGGAGGCCTTCCTCAACTGGCTCCGCAGGTATGGTTCCACAAGCGTATGCCCTCGGTGGGCGGGTTCAGATTCTCGAGTGCGACGCGCTGCGCATTGCGGGACGGGCGCGGGGGTCCGCGTGCGGGAGATCTGGGAATTCTGGGTCGGTCTAGGATTAGCATGCCTCGGTTGCTCGCTGGATCGGATGCTTGCTGGGGCAGGTTGAGCGATGTTCGTGCTGCCGTATATTTCGTAGGAAGTTGTTTTTGATGGTTGGCACTTGACAGGAAGCTTTGACCTGTATGAAGGTGACGCTGGTTAGCAGCAGCATGGTGTTATTTGTTTTTCTCATCCAATAGTGCCGGTAATCATAAGGAAAGTTGGTCCTTCTGGTTATTTTACGTGAGCCAAGTTCAGATTATGGAGTCCTGTGGCTTCGCGGCGTGCTTTGTGGTATCTTTGTATGGCGGAACTTCTCGCCATCGACTACAAATGGCGATCACATTATTGATTGAACATGTCGATCGAAGTATTTAATTGTGCATGCCTGCCTATCGATAGGAGAGATGAAGGGACACGAAATTCGTTCTTATCATTTTTGTGATGGGGTCAATTTATCCCCTGCTAACATCGCCTAGGGCGAGAAGTCGTACGGCATTTTCTCATGATAGCTATGGTCAATATTTTTTGTTATCCTGCTTTCTTATGGACTCTTATCTTGTCAAGAGAGAAAAAAAGCCATTTCCAATGTGCATTAATTAATGAACTTGCCTGTTCTGCTCAATGAACTCGTAAGAAATCTGGTTCCACCTGTAACTGAcgcgtactccctccgtcccataatataagagcgtttttaacactagtgtagtgtcaaaaaacgctcttatattatgggacagagggagtagtaaattcTACTCGTTATGTCGTTATGTTGACTAAGATAGGGCTACCACGCATACCACGTAATGTTCATCCTCGTGATAATAAACTTCCTTAAATGTTTAGTTTGTGATAGTTTGTCAATGCATACCATTAAATTTTTCATAGTAGAATTAGCCCAAGGTCAGTAATGCTTCTCGTCAGTAATGCTTCTCTTGGAATCTAATCATTGGAATGAAAATGAGATGCCAGTGGGCTGTATGCTATGATTTGTTTCATTTCTACCTACCAGCCATGTAGGCTTTGCTTCTTACACATATATAAACAAGGGGCTTGGGCTCAAAAGGATcccttgcacatgccatcatTAAGTGGCAGAGCACAGTTTTGACTTGTGTACCAAGAAAATAAATGCACAGACGTAATTAGTTACTCATATTTTCTTCATTGGAGCTTGATTCAAGTATTTACCTTTTTTTGTGTCTACAGCCTCTTTTTCAAGCAAGAAATGGAGCTTTCATTGATTGGGCTCCAAAATGCTGGGAAAACTTCGCTTGTGAATGTTATTGCTGTAAGTTTCATGCTTGTCACTATTCATTTCCTGGAGTTGTGCTGATTTACCATCAACGGCGTATTCTGCAGACAGGAGGTTTTAGCGAAGACATGATTCCCACAGTAGGATTCAATATGAGAAAGGTAACCAAAGGAAATGTCACTATAAAATTATGGGATCTTGGAGGCCAGCCAAGATTCCGGAGCATGTGGGAGAGATACTGCCGTGCTGTTTCTGCAATTGTGTATGTTCCTTTACTGTCTATTTTATGAATCTGCATAACTTCTTTGCTGTTAGTTGTTGCACATGCCTTTTTTTTCACATTTTGTTCGTTTCGTTGTATGATTAATTAATAATTATACGCATTGGTTAACACCTATATTGTCCAGATACGGCGATACGGGTACAGATGCTATGATTTGTCAGTTTTTCAAAAACACAGATATGGGGATATGTTTGtatatatataatataatatataGGAAATTATTATTATATGAATATATATGACAGTTTAGGAATACTAATAAGGTGATAGGACCATGGAAAATGCACCATAAATATGATTCTAGTTTTCTCCAGCCACTGCAACTTCAATTTGAAGCTGCCGAAGAGTAGGATCAGTCACATATGGGCATGATCTGATCCCCTTCTTGGATATCTTGAGCAAATGTGCTTGAACTCTGTTGTAGCTATCTCTATATTCTTGTGTACAATACTTACAATACATCTGAATCAGACATTCCCTCCACCCCATGCATCTGCCTCCATAATGTCTACATGATTCCACAAAGGCCTGTTGCTTAGATCATTTGCCAGCACATCCTAAAATAGTGTGAGGCACACGCAACAGTAGACAATGAGAAGATAATTTTTTACAAGCAAGGGCACATAGGGTAAAATCTCAAACTCACCATGGCTAAGAAAATGTCATTCAGATTTGGTGAGTGGAATGCTGGAGTAGTGGCTGCTAGTCTTCCCTTCTCAAGTGCGGTGCCAGTTAGGGGGAGGGAGCAATGTATGCTGTCCTCCTCCTTCCTCATACGAGTGTTGCTCAGGTCAGGGGGAGGGAGTAGGGGTGGAGGCACTAAGATGCGGGGAGGGATCACGGCGGCTGCGCTCAGAGGTAGTCGCCGGATGGTGGTGCTCTAATCTGGGCAGGGAGGTTGCTGTGGTGGCGCTCAGATCTAGGGATGGGAATGACGGAGCAATGCAGGCTGGGTCTCTCCTCTGGTGCGGTGGGCTGGCGGCTGGGTATCTCCTTCTCCTGTGCGGTGAGTGGCAGTTAAGGGgagggtgcggcggcggcggctcgaaGCCCAGGTTGGGAGGTATGAGACGAGAAAAGGGGAGAGGGGATCGCAGGTATGGATGGACACATGGGTTAGGGTTTTCCCGTTTTTTTCGTGTCCGACAAGTATTGTGGGGTATCCCACCAATGTCCAATTTAGTTTAATTTTTTGGATTTAGAAAAGAAAAAACAGGGGATACGTATGGGATACATTTCGGCGGGTATCCAGACAAATTCTCGTATCTGGGCGTATCTAACCCCTGATACGTCAGTTTCCTGCTGGATCCGTGTAACGTACGTCAATACAGATAAATGCACTGCTGAATTATATTAAATTTATCTACTAATATATTTGGTGAATTGAACTGGTAGAAATCCTAGAACTTAAATAATTTCATTTGACATTGTATTGGCATTCACTCCCAATAAAGTGTATCCTGATTAGTTTGGGTACCTTGGGGCACAGATGTTATGGTATCAGTGTAAATTCGTTTTTCCTCAGTTATCTAGTCTAAGCACTTGCTATAAGAATCTTGTACTCTACTTTCGTTGTCATAATTCTCTTTATGGCAAGGATAAGTGTGGGTTTGACTTGTGACTGTGATTACTAATTAGTCCTTTCACTTAGACTGGATCTAGGATTCCTTGTTTGTTTTTCCTGATTATTGTATTTGCCTAGCATATCTATATGCTGAAGGCTGTGCAAGCTGGAAGGTCTACTATTCTGATTCATTCCCACTTGACGGCTATATATATTATGATAGCCAGCTGCATAGCAACTGGATCGGGTTTTTTATGTACGCTTGATCAGTATTTTCTGTTGGAGGCTTTAACAAACTACAAGAAAAAAGTTCTCTGTATTGCTGATGATTTTTTAAACAATTGCATCTGCAGGTATGTTGTTGATGCAGCAGATCGGGAGAACATGGCTATTGCCAAAAGTGAGCTCCATGACCTTCTGAGCAAGCCATCTTTGACCGGTATCCCATTACTGGTCATTGGCAACAAAATCGACAAGCCTGAAGCTTTCCCCAAGCAAAGTTTCACAGAATTGATGTAAGCACACACAGAAGCTACTATGGACTGATGCAAATTACTCATCAATCGATACCCTATTTGACGAACCATATGCTACGTTTCAGGGGTCTGAAGGCAATGACTG encodes:
- the LOC125552632 gene encoding ADP-ribosylation factor-like protein 8a, whose product is MGFWEAFLNWLRSLFFKQEMELSLIGLQNAGKTSLVNVIATGGFSEDMIPTVGFNMRKVTKGNVTIKLWDLGGQPRFRSMWERYCRAVSAIVYVVDAADRENMAIAKSELHDLLSKPSLTGIPLLVIGNKIDKPEAFPKQSFTELMGLKAMTDREVACFMISCKNSTNIDSVIDWLVKHSKKKN